The following are encoded in a window of Paenibacillus polymyxa genomic DNA:
- a CDS encoding glycoside hydrolase family 2 protein, producing the protein MRTILPLNDQWFYLPEYVESEISAGIDAGRYEPIQLPHTNVELPYNYFDDKAFQFISTYKRELNIPADAKGKRVYVDFEGVMTYAQVYLNEVKAGEHKGGYTPFSVELTELAEYGGSNVLTVIVDSTERDDIPPFGAVIDYLTYGGIYREVQLRIVEPVHLGTIFIQTPAPLAANKAVRVVVELEGIGDQQDDLTVALQLLDGASVKAETELAAVTAAEVTLELKELGGLRLWDIDDPKLYEAKLTLLRGGEELDQVTVRFGFREAEFQTDGFYLNGRKIKLLGLNRHQSYPYVGYAMPKRAQRRDADVLKEELGLNMVRTSHYPQSRHFLDRCDEIGLLVFEEIPGWQHIGGEAWKEQAVRDVEDMIIRDRNHPSIVIWGVRINESQDDHDLYTRTNELARKLDPTRATGGVRYIVGSELLEDVYTINDFVHDGGHKKYLAKEIRNFDTYDDTEGVDGETTGLRQPSLVTKLDHPVPYLVTEYNGHMYPTKRFDQEERVMEHALRHTRVQNASYADEGIAGAIGWCAFDYNTHADFGSGDKICYHGVMDMFRLPKFAASVYRSQKNVEQETVMEPVTYWSRGERNIGGIVPLVVFTNCDEVEFIYGHERKGIYRPNREKYPALPHPPVVIDELTGHWGMKWEDAVFIGYVDGQEVIRKYYSRNPVPTELRVAADDMVLEAGDWDVTRVVVDALDEYGNALPFYTDPVSVEVEGVGELIGPSSLSLIGGRIAFWIRTKGEAGNIRVKVSAPSRFGLQELSIDVQ; encoded by the coding sequence ATGCGTACCATTTTGCCGTTGAATGACCAATGGTTTTACCTTCCTGAATATGTCGAGAGCGAAATAAGCGCAGGCATTGATGCAGGTCGGTATGAGCCAATTCAGCTGCCGCACACCAATGTAGAGCTTCCGTATAATTATTTTGACGACAAGGCATTTCAGTTTATTTCTACGTATAAAAGAGAGCTGAACATTCCGGCAGATGCAAAAGGTAAGCGAGTGTATGTTGATTTTGAAGGAGTCATGACCTATGCCCAGGTATATCTAAACGAGGTAAAAGCGGGGGAGCATAAAGGTGGATATACACCGTTCAGCGTTGAATTGACCGAACTTGCCGAGTATGGCGGCTCCAATGTGCTCACAGTCATTGTCGATTCCACGGAACGGGACGACATCCCTCCCTTTGGGGCAGTCATTGACTATCTGACCTACGGCGGTATTTACCGCGAAGTGCAGCTGCGAATAGTGGAGCCTGTACACCTTGGAACGATATTCATTCAGACACCGGCGCCGCTTGCGGCAAATAAGGCGGTGCGCGTGGTCGTGGAGCTGGAGGGCATTGGCGATCAGCAGGACGACTTGACGGTCGCGCTGCAATTGCTGGACGGAGCGAGCGTGAAGGCGGAGACCGAGCTAGCAGCGGTGACGGCGGCGGAAGTAACGCTGGAGCTGAAAGAGCTGGGCGGCCTGCGGCTATGGGATATAGATGATCCCAAGCTGTATGAAGCGAAGCTGACGCTGCTACGAGGCGGAGAGGAGTTGGATCAGGTGACCGTGCGCTTTGGCTTCCGCGAGGCTGAATTTCAGACGGACGGCTTTTACTTGAACGGGCGGAAGATCAAGCTGCTCGGCTTGAACCGTCACCAGTCCTATCCGTACGTTGGCTATGCTATGCCCAAAAGAGCGCAGCGTCGTGATGCAGATGTGCTCAAGGAGGAACTGGGGCTGAATATGGTACGGACATCCCACTACCCTCAGTCCCGTCATTTTCTAGACCGCTGTGATGAGATTGGATTGCTTGTTTTCGAAGAGATTCCGGGTTGGCAGCATATTGGCGGTGAAGCGTGGAAGGAGCAGGCGGTGAGGGACGTAGAGGACATGATTATCCGTGATCGTAATCATCCCTCCATTGTAATCTGGGGCGTACGAATTAATGAGTCGCAGGATGACCATGATCTGTACACGCGTACCAATGAGCTGGCACGAAAGCTAGATCCGACCCGTGCTACGGGTGGTGTGCGTTATATTGTAGGCAGTGAGCTGCTGGAAGATGTATATACGATAAATGATTTTGTTCATGATGGTGGGCACAAAAAATATTTGGCGAAGGAAATCCGCAATTTTGATACGTATGACGATACAGAAGGCGTAGATGGCGAAACGACAGGCTTGCGCCAGCCGTCTCTCGTTACAAAGCTGGATCATCCGGTCCCTTATCTGGTAACGGAATATAACGGGCATATGTACCCGACGAAACGTTTTGACCAGGAGGAACGGGTAATGGAGCATGCACTGCGCCATACGCGGGTTCAAAACGCTTCCTATGCCGATGAGGGCATTGCCGGAGCGATTGGCTGGTGTGCTTTTGACTATAACACGCATGCTGATTTTGGTTCCGGTGATAAAATCTGCTACCACGGTGTCATGGATATGTTCCGCCTGCCTAAATTTGCAGCGAGCGTGTATCGGAGCCAGAAGAACGTCGAACAGGAAACCGTTATGGAGCCGGTCACTTACTGGTCTCGTGGCGAGCGAAATATCGGGGGCATTGTGCCGCTGGTCGTGTTCACCAATTGCGATGAGGTGGAGTTCATCTACGGTCATGAGCGCAAAGGTATTTATCGTCCGAACCGAGAGAAGTACCCGGCGCTTCCTCACCCCCCTGTCGTGATCGACGAGCTGACAGGCCACTGGGGCATGAAGTGGGAAGACGCTGTATTCATTGGGTACGTAGACGGGCAAGAAGTGATCCGCAAATACTATTCACGTAATCCGGTGCCGACAGAGCTACGGGTAGCTGCAGATGATATGGTACTGGAAGCTGGCGATTGGGACGTAACCCGAGTAGTAGTGGATGCTCTAGACGAATACGGCAATGCCCTGCCGTTCTATACAGATCCTGTTTCGGTGGAGGTCGAGGGAGTGGGTGAATTGATCGGTCCTTCAAGCTTATCCCTAATTGGTGGACGCATTGCATTCTGGATTCGTACAAAGGGTGAGGCTGGCAATATCCGCGTGAAGGTTTCAGCGCCTTCTCGTTTCGGTTTGCAGGAATTGAGCATTGACGTGCAATAA